The following coding sequences lie in one Streptomyces venezuelae genomic window:
- a CDS encoding phosphatidate cytidylyltransferase, with protein MSAALVVGGVAGEAVGRAVPVVAGVLGAGGVAVAALPSRVRMRAELRKRWRTWALAAPLFLGAFFVGRAGAFALAAGLGVVAVGEYARMAALPRGERAVLGVAAVAVPGIAWAAPDALDLRAVAALLIAAAAVALFSGDADEGFTRACRTLFGLLWIPLPLCGLVLLGDTAVAVGVAVAFGDVGAWCGGTALGRTGPLARALSPLSPDKTWAGVAGAAAATAAALAAVGAFTPVLWAAVLVGCVLGDLMESMVKREAGVKDAGTWLPGFGGLLDRIDSLLVALLLTMAVTL; from the coding sequence ATGAGTGCGGCGCTCGTCGTGGGTGGAGTCGCGGGGGAGGCGGTGGGGCGGGCCGTGCCCGTCGTCGCCGGGGTGCTCGGCGCCGGCGGTGTCGCCGTCGCCGCGCTGCCCTCGCGGGTGCGGATGCGGGCCGAGCTGCGCAAGCGGTGGCGGACCTGGGCACTTGCCGCGCCGCTGTTCCTCGGGGCGTTCTTCGTGGGGCGGGCGGGGGCGTTCGCGCTCGCGGCCGGGCTCGGGGTGGTCGCGGTCGGCGAGTACGCGCGGATGGCCGCGCTGCCCCGCGGTGAGCGGGCGGTGCTCGGGGTGGCGGCCGTGGCCGTGCCCGGCATCGCGTGGGCCGCGCCCGACGCCCTCGACCTGCGGGCGGTCGCCGCTCTCCTGATCGCCGCCGCCGCGGTGGCGCTGTTCTCCGGGGACGCGGACGAAGGCTTCACGCGCGCGTGCCGCACGCTCTTCGGGCTCCTGTGGATCCCGCTCCCGCTGTGCGGCCTCGTCCTGCTGGGCGACACCGCGGTGGCCGTCGGCGTCGCCGTGGCCTTCGGTGACGTGGGCGCGTGGTGCGGCGGCACCGCGCTCGGCCGCACCGGCCCGCTCGCCCGCGCGCTCTCCCCGCTCTCCCCCGACAAGACGTGGGCAGGCGTCGCGGGCGCGGCCGCGGCAACCGCCGCCGCCCTGGCTGCGGTCGGCGCCTTCACCCCCGTCCTGTGGGCCGCCGTCCTCGTCGGCTGCGTCCTCGGCGACCTCATGGAGTCGATGGTCAAGCGTGAGGCGGGCGTGAAGGACGCGGGCACCTGGCTGCCCGGCTTCGGCGGCCTGCTCGACCGGATCGACTCGCTGCTGGTGGCGCTGTTGCTGACGATGGCGGTGACGCTGTGA
- a CDS encoding GNAT family N-acetyltransferase, with translation MTTLRRAHTSDLTAAELRDARALMDAAFDDDFSDHDWEHGLGGVHALIHDETGALLAHGAVVQRRILHDGRSLRIGYVEAVAVRPDRQRQGLGGQIMGALEQVIDAAYELGALSASDDGARLYLSRGWQEWKGAVGTLGPTGVIHMPDEEPPLLWGADLDPAHEILIDWRDGDVY, from the coding sequence GTGACCACCCTGCGCAGAGCCCACACCAGTGACCTGACGGCGGCCGAACTCCGGGACGCGCGCGCCCTGATGGACGCCGCCTTCGACGACGACTTCAGCGACCACGACTGGGAGCACGGACTCGGTGGCGTCCACGCCCTCATCCACGACGAGACCGGCGCGCTGCTCGCCCACGGTGCCGTGGTGCAGCGGCGCATCCTGCACGACGGACGCTCCCTGCGGATCGGATACGTCGAAGCGGTCGCCGTCCGGCCCGACCGCCAGCGGCAGGGCCTCGGCGGACAGATCATGGGCGCCCTGGAACAGGTCATCGACGCGGCGTACGAACTCGGCGCGCTCTCCGCGTCCGACGACGGCGCGCGGCTCTACCTCTCGCGCGGCTGGCAGGAGTGGAAGGGCGCGGTCGGCACGCTCGGGCCGACGGGCGTGATCCACATGCCTGATGAGGAGCCCCCGCTGCTCTGGGGTGCGGACCTCGACCCGGCGCACGAGATCCTCATCGACTGGCGTGACGGGGACGTGTACTAG
- a CDS encoding NADP-dependent oxidoreductase — translation MTDTALTVHQTSRPHGFPTADHFAFVESPLPRPTPGTALVEGLYWSVDPYHREMMDGDFALHAPLEGRTIGRVVESRDPALAEGDIVAHRQGWRTHAVVTPDEVRVLPRFDGVPLSAHLGILGGTGLTAYVGLTRVAELRAGQDLFVSAAAGGVGTATGRLARLMGAGRLVGSAGTAAKAAYLTEHVGYDEVFDYHAGPAADLLAKAAPDGIDVYVDNVGGEHLEAAISTLRERGRIVRVGTIAQYNATGAPYALRNLPDIVEKSLRMEGFLVRDYYELQEELYEFVVPHLQSGRVGLDETVVEGFDGIVDAFLGMLRGENRGKMIVRAGTADGGR, via the coding sequence ATGACCGACACCGCGCTCACCGTGCACCAGACGTCCCGCCCCCACGGCTTCCCCACCGCCGACCACTTCGCCTTCGTGGAGTCCCCGCTCCCCCGCCCCACGCCCGGCACCGCCCTGGTCGAAGGCCTCTACTGGTCCGTCGACCCGTACCACCGCGAAATGATGGACGGCGACTTCGCGCTCCACGCCCCGCTGGAGGGCCGCACCATCGGCCGCGTCGTCGAGTCCCGCGACCCCGCCCTCGCCGAGGGCGACATCGTGGCCCACCGTCAGGGCTGGCGCACGCACGCCGTGGTGACCCCGGACGAGGTGCGCGTCCTCCCCCGCTTCGACGGCGTGCCCCTCTCCGCGCACCTGGGCATCCTCGGCGGCACGGGTCTCACCGCCTACGTCGGCCTCACCCGCGTCGCCGAACTCCGCGCGGGCCAGGACCTGTTCGTGTCCGCGGCGGCGGGCGGAGTCGGCACGGCCACCGGCCGCCTGGCCCGGCTCATGGGCGCGGGACGCCTGGTGGGCAGCGCGGGCACGGCGGCGAAGGCGGCGTACCTCACCGAGCACGTCGGCTACGACGAGGTCTTCGACTACCACGCGGGGCCGGCCGCCGACCTCCTCGCGAAGGCGGCGCCCGACGGCATCGACGTGTACGTCGACAATGTGGGCGGCGAGCACCTGGAGGCCGCGATCTCCACGCTGCGCGAGCGCGGACGGATCGTACGGGTCGGCACGATCGCGCAGTACAACGCGACGGGCGCGCCCTACGCGCTGCGCAACCTCCCCGACATCGTCGAGAAGAGCCTGCGCATGGAGGGCTTCCTCGTGCGCGATTACTACGAACTGCAGGAGGAACTCTACGAGTTCGTGGTGCCGCACCTGCAGAGCGGGCGGGTCGGTCTCGACGAGACGGTGGTCGAGGGGTTCGACGGGATCGTGGACGCGTTCCTGGGGATGCTGCGCGGCGAGAACCGCGGAAAGATGATCGTCCGCGCGGGAACAGCCGATGGCGGCCGCTAG
- a CDS encoding alkene reductase → MTNTALLSPYSAGPLGLLRNRMVMAPMTRARAAEDGTPLPVVADHYAQRAGAGLIVTEGIWPSSRGQSGWRYPGLQTAAHVEGWRRVTDAVHAKGGRIYAQLMHGGRNGHPLARIDGDLPLAPSAVTPPGHAHGPDGTKPDYVAPREMTRDDIRTAVRDFVDAARNAVAAGFDGVELHGANSYLIHQFLADNTNLRDDEYGRGSVADRIRFAVEVVRAVADAIGAARLGLRLSPGNPQFGMAEADPGPVYRALLDELDGLGLAYLHLTDNDRYPALADLRPRWHGVLIGNVGENGDPTTREAGEAVLATGLADLVSYGRGFISNPDLPERFAAGAPLQEIDEAHLYTHGAEGYTDYPALADLLVSAQTSTST, encoded by the coding sequence ATGACGAACACCGCGCTTCTCTCGCCCTATTCCGCAGGCCCCCTCGGCCTCCTCCGCAACCGCATGGTGATGGCCCCCATGACCCGCGCACGCGCCGCGGAGGACGGCACCCCGCTGCCCGTCGTCGCCGACCACTACGCCCAGCGTGCGGGCGCCGGGCTCATCGTCACCGAGGGCATCTGGCCCAGCAGCCGCGGCCAGAGCGGCTGGCGCTACCCGGGGCTGCAGACCGCCGCCCACGTCGAGGGATGGCGGCGGGTCACCGACGCCGTGCACGCCAAGGGCGGCCGCATCTACGCGCAGCTGATGCACGGCGGCCGCAACGGTCACCCCCTGGCCCGCATCGACGGGGACCTGCCGCTCGCGCCGTCCGCCGTCACGCCGCCCGGCCACGCGCACGGCCCGGACGGCACCAAGCCCGACTACGTCGCCCCGCGCGAGATGACCCGCGACGACATCCGCACGGCGGTACGGGACTTCGTGGACGCCGCCCGCAACGCCGTCGCGGCCGGCTTCGACGGCGTCGAACTGCACGGCGCCAACAGCTACTTGATCCACCAGTTCCTCGCCGACAACACCAACCTGCGCGACGACGAGTACGGGCGGGGCTCCGTCGCCGACCGCATCCGCTTCGCCGTCGAGGTGGTCCGCGCCGTCGCCGACGCCATCGGGGCCGCACGGCTCGGGCTGCGGCTCTCGCCGGGCAACCCGCAGTTCGGCATGGCGGAGGCCGACCCCGGGCCCGTCTACCGCGCGCTGCTCGACGAGCTCGACGGGCTCGGCCTCGCCTACCTCCACCTCACCGACAACGACCGCTACCCGGCCCTCGCCGACCTGCGGCCCCGCTGGCACGGCGTCCTCATCGGCAACGTCGGCGAGAACGGCGACCCGACGACTCGTGAGGCGGGCGAGGCCGTCCTCGCGACCGGCCTCGCCGACCTCGTGTCGTACGGGCGGGGGTTCATCTCCAACCCGGATCTGCCCGAACGGTTCGCCGCGGGAGCACCTCTCCAGGAGATCGACGAGGCCCACCTCTACACGCACGGCGCGGAGGGCTACACCGACTACCCGGCCCTCGCGGACCTCCTGGTCTCCGCTCAGACCTCCACGAGCACCTGA
- a CDS encoding CDP-alcohol phosphatidyltransferase family protein: MNGLYALKPWYADKLSGVRAALARREVSPDTLTLAGVVCAAGAALTLAIVPSGYAAPLVALLLAARLAFANLDGALARATGRTTRRGALLNELGDRAADLVVLAGFLPLAPLWLVATAGLAATLPSWVSLAGVAAGADRLNGGPVGKTERCALVVVAAASGWTVPVLAVLAAGSALTAALRLGRLWRELDGGAR; encoded by the coding sequence ATGAACGGCCTCTACGCTCTCAAGCCCTGGTACGCGGACAAGTTGTCCGGCGTGCGCGCGGCGCTGGCCCGCCGCGAGGTGTCACCGGACACCCTCACGCTGGCGGGTGTCGTGTGCGCCGCGGGCGCAGCGCTGACCCTCGCCATCGTTCCCTCCGGGTACGCGGCGCCACTGGTGGCCCTCCTGCTCGCCGCGCGCCTGGCCTTCGCGAACCTGGACGGCGCGCTCGCCCGTGCCACGGGCCGTACGACGCGCAGGGGCGCGCTCCTCAACGAACTCGGCGACCGCGCGGCCGACTTGGTCGTCCTCGCGGGTTTCCTGCCGCTGGCCCCGCTGTGGCTGGTGGCGACGGCGGGCCTCGCGGCGACCCTCCCGTCGTGGGTCTCCCTGGCCGGCGTGGCGGCGGGCGCGGACCGCCTCAACGGCGGCCCGGTCGGCAAGACGGAACGCTGCGCGCTGGTCGTGGTCGCGGCGGCGTCCGGCTGGACGGTGCCGGTCCTCGCGGTCCTCGCGGCGGGCTCGGCGCTGACGGCGGCGCTGCGGCTCGGGCGCCTGTGGCGCGAGCTGGACGGCGGTGCGCGATGA
- the pruA gene encoding L-glutamate gamma-semialdehyde dehydrogenase, with amino-acid sequence MDAVTQVPAPVNEPVHGYAPGSPERARLETKLKELAENPIELPMTIGGEKRLGGGEPFKVVQPHNHQAVIGTGRGATQQDAQDAIDAALAAAPAWRAMSFDDRAAIILRAAELLSTTWRETLAASTMLGQSKTAQQAEIDTPCELVDFWRFNVKYARDLLAEQPPANATGVWNRLDHRPLEGFVYAITPFNFTAIAGNLPTAPALMGNVVVWKPSPTQTHAAVLLMQLLEEAGLPKGVINLVTGDGIAVSEVALNHRDLAGIHFTGSTPTFQHLWKTVGENIAKYRTYPRLVGETGGKDFVVAHPSADRAILKTALTRGSFEFQGQKCSATSRAYIPASIWNDGFKEEFAAEVDGIKMGDVTDLSNFIGAVIDDRAFAKNKAAIDRAKADDTCTIVAGGTYDDSVGYFVRPTVVECTDPANEVFTTEYFGPFLAVYVYDDSKADAYDEMLTQMESVSDYALTGSVIANDRAAAAYTMEKLRYAAGNFYINDKSTGAVVGQQPFGGGRASGTNDKAGAPQNLQRWTLTRAIKETLVPPTEYGYPHMG; translated from the coding sequence ATGGACGCTGTGACCCAGGTCCCCGCGCCGGTCAACGAGCCGGTGCACGGCTACGCCCCCGGCTCCCCGGAGCGTGCCCGCCTCGAGACCAAGCTCAAGGAGCTCGCCGAGAACCCCATCGAGCTGCCGATGACCATCGGCGGCGAGAAGCGCCTCGGCGGCGGCGAGCCCTTCAAGGTCGTGCAGCCGCACAACCACCAGGCCGTCATCGGCACCGGCCGCGGCGCCACCCAGCAGGACGCCCAGGACGCGATCGACGCCGCCCTGGCCGCCGCCCCCGCGTGGCGCGCGATGTCCTTCGACGACCGTGCCGCGATCATCCTGCGCGCCGCCGAGCTGCTCTCCACGACGTGGCGCGAGACCCTGGCCGCCTCCACGATGCTCGGCCAGTCGAAGACCGCCCAGCAGGCCGAGATCGACACCCCGTGTGAGCTCGTCGACTTCTGGCGCTTCAACGTCAAGTACGCCCGTGACCTGCTCGCCGAGCAGCCCCCGGCCAACGCGACCGGCGTCTGGAACCGTCTGGACCACCGCCCGCTCGAGGGCTTCGTCTACGCGATCACGCCGTTCAACTTCACCGCCATCGCGGGCAACCTCCCCACCGCCCCCGCCCTGATGGGCAACGTGGTCGTGTGGAAGCCGTCCCCGACGCAGACGCACGCCGCCGTGCTGCTCATGCAGCTCCTGGAGGAGGCGGGCCTGCCCAAGGGCGTCATCAACCTCGTCACCGGTGACGGCATCGCCGTCTCCGAGGTCGCCCTGAACCACCGCGACCTGGCCGGCATCCACTTCACCGGCTCGACGCCGACCTTCCAGCACCTGTGGAAGACGGTCGGCGAGAACATCGCGAAGTACCGCACGTACCCGCGTCTCGTCGGCGAGACCGGCGGCAAGGACTTCGTCGTCGCCCACCCGAGCGCCGACCGCGCGATCCTGAAGACCGCGCTGACCCGCGGCTCCTTCGAGTTCCAGGGCCAGAAGTGCTCCGCGACCTCGCGCGCCTACATCCCGGCCTCCATCTGGAACGACGGGTTCAAGGAGGAGTTCGCGGCCGAGGTCGACGGCATCAAGATGGGTGACGTCACCGACCTGTCGAACTTCATCGGCGCCGTCATCGACGACCGCGCGTTCGCCAAGAACAAGGCGGCCATCGACCGCGCCAAGGCCGACGACACCTGCACGATCGTCGCGGGCGGCACCTACGACGACTCGGTCGGCTACTTCGTGCGCCCGACCGTCGTCGAGTGCACTGACCCGGCCAACGAGGTCTTCACGACCGAGTACTTCGGCCCGTTCCTCGCCGTGTACGTGTACGACGACAGCAAGGCCGACGCGTACGACGAGATGCTGACCCAGATGGAGTCGGTGTCCGACTACGCGCTCACCGGCTCGGTCATCGCCAACGACCGCGCCGCGGCCGCGTACACGATGGAGAAGCTCCGCTACGCCGCGGGCAACTTCTACATCAACGACAAGTCGACCGGCGCCGTCGTCGGCCAGCAGCCCTTCGGCGGCGGCCGCGCCTCCGGCACCAACGACAAGGCCGGTGCCCCGCAGAACCTGCAGCGGTGGACGCTGACCCGCGCCATCAAGGAGACGCTGGTCCCGCCGACCGAGTACGGCTACCCGCACATGGGCTGA
- a CDS encoding MerR family transcriptional regulator gives MRIGELAKRTAVSERSLRYYEEQGLLYADRTPGGHRDYPEAAVDRVVHIQELFAAGLCSAKIVQLLPCMRDKDGGPSASATPWLVDELTEERARIDRQVAELLRARDVLDEVITAASRNPLPVPSGS, from the coding sequence GTGAGGATCGGCGAGCTGGCGAAGCGTACCGCTGTGAGCGAGCGGTCCCTGCGCTACTACGAGGAGCAGGGCCTGCTGTACGCGGACCGCACCCCGGGCGGTCACCGCGACTACCCGGAGGCCGCCGTGGACCGTGTCGTCCACATCCAGGAGCTGTTCGCGGCGGGCCTGTGCAGCGCGAAGATCGTGCAGCTGCTTCCGTGCATGCGGGACAAGGACGGCGGCCCTTCCGCGTCCGCGACCCCCTGGCTGGTGGACGAGCTGACGGAGGAGCGGGCCAGGATCGACCGCCAGGTCGCCGAGTTGCTGCGGGCCCGCGACGTCCTGGACGAGGTGATCACCGCGGCGTCCAGGAACCCGCTGCCGGTACCGTCTGGATCATGA
- a CDS encoding lysophospholipid acyltransferase family protein, producing the protein MRTPSPTRPTCKAVTPQGLALPAVLRRALWWTLLTLTGGVERRGRLPRGGCVVVANHSSHADTAALLAALDARHSPAIGAAADYWFASPWRRRICSRLAAGFPVRRTGGGMDDLLTRTDALRAGRAVVLFPEGTRGRDGALGSFHRGALVLAEHAGVPVVPVAIAGTDRLLPKHGRLRPALVRVAVGAPLPASATPAEARDAVAALHRRTTQEPLADSAARKRVAAAAGSRWGLLAGFLWAGAEALSWPLMPELFLAIVCVAAPRRALKLSLAALAGSLAGGLLALQLSASGVQLPQPLTTDRMRAEVRHELAVASAAAVRHQPWNGIPFKVYAREAGRADITPADWLARSALSRGSRTLAVGLAFGALGFLAHRLRRRYPLYLALLGTGFAVGLALIVRGWS; encoded by the coding sequence GTGAGGACACCCTCCCCAACTCGACCGACCTGCAAGGCCGTTACGCCACAGGGGCTTGCCCTCCCCGCCGTCCTGCGCCGTGCCCTGTGGTGGACCCTGCTCACCCTCACCGGAGGCGTGGAGCGGCGCGGGCGCCTGCCGCGCGGCGGCTGCGTCGTCGTCGCCAACCACTCCTCGCACGCCGACACCGCCGCCCTGCTCGCCGCCCTCGACGCCCGCCACTCCCCCGCGATCGGCGCGGCCGCCGACTACTGGTTCGCCTCCCCCTGGCGGCGCCGGATCTGCAGCCGCCTCGCCGCGGGCTTCCCGGTGCGCCGCACGGGTGGCGGCATGGACGACCTCCTGACCAGGACCGACGCCCTGCGCGCGGGCCGCGCCGTGGTCCTCTTCCCCGAGGGCACGCGCGGCCGGGACGGCGCACTGGGGTCGTTCCACCGCGGCGCTCTCGTCCTCGCGGAGCACGCGGGCGTGCCCGTCGTGCCGGTGGCCATCGCGGGCACGGACCGCCTGCTGCCCAAGCACGGCAGGCTCCGCCCCGCCCTGGTCCGCGTCGCCGTCGGCGCCCCGCTGCCCGCGTCGGCCACTCCGGCCGAGGCCCGCGACGCGGTGGCGGCGCTGCACCGGCGTACGACGCAGGAGCCCTTGGCGGACTCGGCGGCGCGCAAGCGGGTCGCCGCGGCCGCGGGCTCCCGCTGGGGGCTGCTCGCCGGTTTCCTGTGGGCGGGCGCGGAGGCGCTGAGCTGGCCGCTGATGCCGGAGCTGTTCCTCGCGATCGTGTGCGTCGCGGCGCCGCGCAGGGCCCTCAAGCTGTCGCTGGCGGCGCTCGCGGGCAGCCTCGCCGGAGGCCTGCTCGCCCTTCAACTCTCGGCCTCCGGCGTGCAGTTGCCGCAGCCCCTCACCACGGACCGGATGCGCGCCGAGGTCCGCCACGAGCTCGCCGTCGCATCCGCGGCGGCCGTCCGCCACCAGCCCTGGAACGGCATCCCCTTCAAGGTGTACGCACGTGAGGCGGGCCGCGCCGACATCACCCCGGCCGACTGGCTGGCCCGCTCGGCCCTCTCGCGCGGCTCCCGCACCCTCGCCGTGGGACTCGCCTTCGGCGCCCTCGGCTTCCTCGCCCACCGCCTCCGCCGCCGCTATCCCCTCTATCTGGCCCTGCTCGGCACCGGGTTCGCCGTGGGTCTGGCCCTGATCGTGCGTGGCTGGAGCTGA
- a CDS encoding nitroreductase family protein has translation MSDTEQQREWTPIHGEPYSSVPYRPDRMPVAESLAHAAELRERMQERRTVRQFAPDPVPEQVVRDAIACAATAPSGAHQQPWTFVLVQDPEVRRRIREAAEHEEQISYDGRLGEEWLAALRPLGTDEVKPHLTDAPALIVVFQQRYWLGEDGTKHKHYYVDESVGIAVGMLLSALHLSGLAALIHTPSPMRFLREVLGRPENEKAFAVIPVGYPAADCRVPDLVRKSLDQVLVEV, from the coding sequence ATGTCTGACACCGAGCAGCAGCGAGAGTGGACCCCCATCCACGGCGAGCCCTACAGCTCCGTCCCCTACCGCCCGGACCGCATGCCCGTGGCCGAATCCCTGGCGCACGCGGCCGAGTTGAGGGAGCGGATGCAGGAGCGCCGCACCGTGCGGCAGTTCGCTCCGGACCCCGTGCCCGAGCAGGTCGTGCGGGACGCCATCGCGTGCGCGGCGACCGCGCCGTCCGGCGCGCACCAGCAGCCGTGGACGTTCGTCCTCGTCCAGGACCCGGAGGTCCGCCGCCGCATCCGCGAGGCGGCGGAGCACGAGGAGCAGATCTCGTACGACGGGCGCCTCGGCGAGGAGTGGCTCGCGGCCCTGCGCCCCCTCGGCACGGACGAGGTGAAGCCGCATCTGACGGACGCGCCCGCCCTGATCGTCGTCTTCCAGCAGCGGTACTGGCTGGGCGAGGACGGCACCAAGCACAAGCACTACTACGTGGACGAGTCGGTCGGCATCGCGGTGGGGATGCTGCTGTCCGCCCTGCACCTGTCGGGCCTCGCCGCGCTCATCCACACGCCGAGCCCGATGCGGTTCCTGCGGGAGGTGCTGGGCCGCCCCGAGAACGAGAAGGCGTTCGCGGTGATCCCGGTGGGGTATCCGGCGGCGGACTGCCGGGTCCCCGATCTCGTACGGAAGTCGCTGGATCAGGTGCTCGTGGAGGTCTGA
- a CDS encoding LysR family transcriptional regulator, protein MSRTTTPADLAPHELRILVAVDRERGFSAAAQALGLTQSAVSHSIRGTERKVGAVLFERGRKGATPTPAGAAAAAHARRVLRLLDTLVAEARGAARGDGGAEGSATEGTLRIAAFRSAALHLLPAALARLAVSHPGIRPEVRVVRELGAGTAGEVAEGRADVGIATLGGSSPVPPGLIGDVLLEEPYALVHPAGHPDPRSLPLVDWHENCGSYTREWWRRQDWIPSATVLTEDDGAVLSMVSNGHGMAIMPALSLTGAPDTVEITDLGTERPTRSVGYVTTPELAVSVAVRALIRELRAARA, encoded by the coding sequence GTGTCCCGGACGACGACGCCCGCCGATCTCGCGCCGCACGAGCTCCGCATCCTGGTCGCGGTCGACCGCGAGCGCGGGTTCTCGGCCGCCGCGCAGGCCCTGGGCCTGACCCAGTCCGCGGTCTCGCACTCCATCCGCGGCACGGAACGCAAGGTCGGTGCCGTGCTGTTCGAACGCGGCAGGAAGGGGGCGACGCCCACCCCTGCGGGGGCCGCGGCGGCCGCGCACGCCCGGCGCGTGCTGCGGCTCCTCGACACACTGGTCGCGGAGGCGCGGGGGGCCGCCCGGGGCGACGGGGGTGCCGAGGGGAGTGCGACGGAGGGGACGCTGCGCATCGCCGCGTTCCGCAGCGCCGCGCTGCACCTGCTGCCGGCCGCTCTGGCACGGCTCGCCGTGAGCCATCCCGGGATCAGGCCGGAGGTGCGGGTGGTGCGCGAGCTGGGCGCGGGCACGGCGGGGGAGGTCGCCGAGGGGCGCGCCGACGTGGGGATCGCGACGCTCGGGGGCAGCTCACCGGTGCCGCCCGGACTCATCGGCGACGTACTCCTCGAAGAGCCCTACGCGCTGGTGCATCCGGCGGGCCACCCCGACCCGCGCTCGCTGCCGCTGGTGGACTGGCACGAGAACTGCGGCTCGTACACGCGGGAGTGGTGGCGTCGGCAGGACTGGATTCCCTCGGCGACCGTCCTGACCGAGGACGACGGAGCAGTGCTCTCGATGGTGAGCAACGGTCACGGAATGGCGATCATGCCCGCCCTCTCCCTCACCGGAGCACCGGACACCGTTGAGATCACCGATCTCGGAACGGAGCGCCCGACCCGCTCCGTGGGCTATGTCACCACCCCTGAGCTGGCCGTTTCCGTAGCCGTACGCGCCCTGATCCGCGAGCTCAGGGCGGCACGCGCGTGA
- the bla gene encoding class A beta-lactamase, producing MTPSASRRAVLGTAAAAPVLLSVSGTASAAAPVASATPSDAARRLRALEESYPGRIGVHALHTGTGAVVAYRADERFAIASTFKVLAAAAILRRAREQEPGLLDVLIRYGRDDLITYSPRTEMHLETGMTVRELCDATITYSDNSAANLLMRRIGGPAGVTEFARSLGDSRTRLDRWETDLNTNIPGDRRDTTTPAAMTANLRKLVLGKALHPLDRGQLTRWLVENTTGDKRIRAGVPKEWRVGDKTGSPAYGGVNDVAVAWPPKQAPLVISVYTTRLDPDTPGEDRIAEDITRIAVEALT from the coding sequence ATGACGCCATCCGCATCCCGCCGCGCCGTCCTCGGCACCGCGGCCGCCGCCCCCGTGCTCCTCTCGGTCTCCGGCACCGCGAGCGCCGCGGCCCCCGTCGCCTCCGCCACCCCCTCCGACGCCGCCCGCCGCCTGCGCGCCCTGGAAGAGAGCTATCCGGGCCGCATAGGCGTCCACGCCCTGCACACCGGCACCGGCGCCGTCGTCGCTTACCGCGCGGACGAACGCTTCGCCATCGCCTCGACGTTCAAGGTCCTGGCGGCCGCGGCGATCCTGCGCCGGGCACGCGAACAGGAACCCGGTCTGCTCGACGTACTCATCAGATATGGGCGCGACGACCTCATCACGTACTCGCCGCGCACCGAGATGCACCTCGAAACGGGCATGACCGTACGGGAGTTGTGCGACGCCACCATCACCTACAGCGACAACTCCGCGGCCAATCTGCTGATGCGGCGCATCGGCGGGCCCGCCGGTGTCACCGAGTTCGCGCGCTCCCTCGGCGACTCCCGCACCCGGCTCGACCGGTGGGAGACCGACCTCAACACCAACATCCCCGGTGACCGGCGGGACACGACGACCCCGGCGGCGATGACCGCGAACCTGCGCAAGCTCGTCCTCGGCAAGGCCCTCCACCCGCTCGACCGCGGCCAGTTGACCCGCTGGCTGGTGGAGAACACCACCGGCGACAAGCGGATCAGGGCCGGGGTCCCGAAGGAGTGGCGGGTCGGCGACAAGACGGGCTCGCCCGCCTACGGAGGCGTCAACGACGTCGCCGTGGCCTGGCCGCCGAAGCAGGCGCCGCTGGTCATCTCCGTGTACACGACCCGGCTCGACCCGGACACGCCCGGCGAGGACCGGATCGCGGAGGACATCACCCGCATCGCCGTCGAAGCCCTCACCTGA